Part of the candidate division KSB1 bacterium genome, TGCCCCGGGTACTCCCCTGGCTTTATGCTCCGTACGTCTTTCATCTCCTGGTGGTGTCCTTCTTGCCTGCGGAGCTGGAAGTTCCGCGCGGTGCCATGGAGTGGGCACGAGGGCTGCTGGCTCCGCTACGGGTCCTGGGCGCTCTGTCGACGGCTTTTCTGGAGCAATTGCTTCGCTTCCACGCCACATCCTTCGCCCTGGTGAACCTCGTTTTCTCGATGGCCGCAGTGGCCCTACTGGCCTGGGGCTATTCGGAACGGGTTGATCCGCGCCGGCGCCAGGAGGGTCGGTGGGTCCTGCCCGGTCTGTTGCTCGCGCTGGGGACGTACGCCCTGGCGTTTGCGATTCCTCGGCTGGTGCCCTTACCCCTTGCACCCTGGCTTCGGCACGCCTTTCTGCTCCTGGCCTTGCTCTTCGGAGCCTCTGCCTGGACGTGGGCGATCATCCGCTACCAGTTCCTTGGTCTGCGCCTGATTCTCCGTCGAGGTATGGTCTACTCACTTTCTCTGGGCATCATTGCGGCCGCCTATCTGATTGCCTACCGCCAGCTGGATCGCCTGGCTGTGTCGGCCCTGGGTCACGTGGCGCCGGCCTTGCACCTGCTGTTCCTGATGCTTGCGATCTTCTTCTTCCAGCCCCTTGTGCACGTCCTCGAAGGAGCGATCGAGCGACTTTTTGCGCGCGAGCTATTGGACGCTCAGGATCTGGTACAACGGCTGAGCGAGCAGGTCCTATCCATTTTGGAGTGCAAGGAGCTGGAAAATCGGCTGCGGGAGACGCTGGAGGGCGATTTGAACCTGGGGAGCATTTACCTTCTGGTCGATGATCCCCACACGGCGGTGCTGCGCGGGGTCAGCGATCCTGAGCGTGCGCCAGGCTGGGGCGGCTGGTGGAGAAATGCCATCCAGCAATCGTCGGCACCTATTTCGGTAGGCGAGCTTCGCCGAGAATCGCCGGTCGCCCTTGCATTTCCCTGGCCGGAGATCAGCGAGGCCTCTGTGGTCATCCCGATTCGCCATCGGGAGAACTTTCTCGGGGCCCTGATTGTGGATCCAGGGCCGGAACGGCGGGCGCTGCCGGCAGAGGAGATCGGGCTTCTGGTCTCGCTGGGGCGGCACGTGGCCACAGCCCTGGAGAACGCACGTCTCCATCGCGAGAGCCTGGAGAGGAGGAGGGTTCACGAAGAGCTTCTGATCGCGCGAGAGATTCAGAGGCAGCTCTTGCCTGCAACCCCTCCGCGTGTCACCGGCATTGAGGTGGCGGCCCTGAGCATTCCCTCGGCGGAGGTGGGCGGCGACCTCTACGACTTTGTGGAGCTGGGCCCGGACCGTCTCGGGGTGGCCCTGGGAGACGTCGCAGGAAAAGGGGTCCCGGCTTCCCTGCTGATGGCTCATATCCAGTCGGCCTTCCGCGTTCTGGCCGCCCGGTTGCCTTCCCCCGCCCAGGTCGTGGCCGCCCTGAATCGGCATCTCATCCAGCAGACCAGCCGGGACCGCTACGCGACGTTCTTCTTCGGCATCTTGGATAGCCGCGCCGGGAGCTTCCTCTACTGCAACGCCGGCCACAATTACCCCCTTGTCCGCTATCCGGATGGCGCAGTGGCGGTGCTCGCCCACAGCGACGTGGTGCTTGGGGTGCTCGACGACGCCTCCTACACCGACCACTTCGTCCAGCTGAAGCCCGGCTGCTCCGTGCTCCTCTACACAGATGGGGTTACGGAGGCGTTCAATCCCCGAGGCGAAGAGTACGGCGACGAGCGACTTCGGCAACTGGTAGCTGCCTGGGACGGACACTCCGTGCAGATCCTGCGGGACCAGATCCTGGAAGCTGTGCAGCAACACAGCGAGGGGACTGGCGGATTTGACGATATTACCCTCGTAGTCCTGAGCTTGGAATGATAGGGAAGCTATCGACACGCGCAATCGGCCTGGCCGTCCTTACGGTTCTGGTTCTGGGCCAGGCCTGGATGGGCTGGGCCGAGGCGGTGCGGGGAAAGGGGTCACGTCCCGTCGTGGCACGGCGCGTGCGGGGAAACCGCTACACCAAGCCTTGGGTCATCCTCCGTGAGCTGAGGACCCGGGTTGGGGAGAGCCCGGATTCGACCCGGCTTGCCGAGGATTGCCAACGGGTTCTCAACTTGCAGCTCTTCGAGCGCGTCGAAATTAGCCTCGAGCCCGGCCCAGACGGAGACACCCTGACGGTGCACGTCTGGGAGCGCTGGTACTTTTTCCCCTATCCGATGCTGTTTGC contains:
- a CDS encoding SpoIIE family protein phosphatase, which translates into the protein MRLWLHLAAAVYLTVGFVLSLLGVLAFRQAEAARVGRYAAWTILFAALGAFTAGTELALQAEYGYPPAIFRPLGCVWEFFFPTLLGLSLLYPVEHPLSLRLPRVLPWLYAPYVFHLLVVSFLPAELEVPRGAMEWARGLLAPLRVLGALSTAFLEQLLRFHATSFALVNLVFSMAAVALLAWGYSERVDPRRRQEGRWVLPGLLLALGTYALAFAIPRLVPLPLAPWLRHAFLLLALLFGASAWTWAIIRYQFLGLRLILRRGMVYSLSLGIIAAAYLIAYRQLDRLAVSALGHVAPALHLLFLMLAIFFFQPLVHVLEGAIERLFARELLDAQDLVQRLSEQVLSILECKELENRLRETLEGDLNLGSIYLLVDDPHTAVLRGVSDPERAPGWGGWWRNAIQQSSAPISVGELRRESPVALAFPWPEISEASVVIPIRHRENFLGALIVDPGPERRALPAEEIGLLVSLGRHVATALENARLHRESLERRRVHEELLIAREIQRQLLPATPPRVTGIEVAALSIPSAEVGGDLYDFVELGPDRLGVALGDVAGKGVPASLLMAHIQSAFRVLAARLPSPAQVVAALNRHLIQQTSRDRYATFFFGILDSRAGSFLYCNAGHNYPLVRYPDGAVAVLAHSDVVLGVLDDASYTDHFVQLKPGCSVLLYTDGVTEAFNPRGEEYGDERLRQLVAAWDGHSVQILRDQILEAVQQHSEGTGGFDDITLVVLSLE